The following DNA comes from Macaca thibetana thibetana isolate TM-01 chromosome 14, ASM2454274v1, whole genome shotgun sequence.
ATCTTGCAGGGGACTGAGGTCTGGCTGGAGCAGGGGCTGGAGAGACACCTCCACACAGAGCTGTGAGGCTCCTGTGGTGGGGAGGAGCCTTGGGTTCCTTGCAGGGCTGTGGTCCAGGTCTGGGGCTGCCCTCCAACCCGGCTCCCCTCCCCCCAGCCGGAACAAAGCACTGTGCTTGGCCTGGGCTCTAAAACCGTCCCCTTGTCCACCCTCCAGCCCCAATGGCCATGACTGGACAGGGTCTTTTCCTCTTCCAGTCCCTTCTGTGGCTGCAGGTAACTGAGGGGGACAATCAGGGAAAAGTGAGCCTCCTGGAAGGTGGGGGCCCTGGGTGGTCAGGAAGAACTCCAGGCCAGCCACCTCCCCCGCCACATCCTCTCTCCCGTCCGCCCTCCCTGGAGTCCTGACTACCTCCCCCTGGCTCCACAGACAGCATGATCCGCGTTGGAACCAATTACCAGGCCGTAATTCCGGAGTGCAAGCCTGGTGAGTGGCAGGACAGGCTGtgaagtggggtgggggtggaggcttAGCCTGCAGCCCCACCTGGGGTGCCCTTGGCTGGCTCCCCCTGGGAGGACAGGCTGGCAGAGGTGGGTGGCCCTGTGGCATGGTTAGCTTTCCTGCCCTGCCTTCTTGTCTGGGTCTctgcccctccttcccttctgggcctcaacctccctggctccaCTCCTCTGCTGCCCTCTGGCCATGGGTCCAGCCAGGCTTGTGCCACCAGGCTGATCTGAGTGTCTTCCCTCCTGCTCCTCGGCCTTTCAGAGAGCCCTGCACGCTACAGCAACAAGGAGCTGAAGGGGATGCTGGTGTGGTCACCCAACCACTGTGTGTCAGATGCCAAGCGTGAGTGGGGCACagccctgggaggtgggggcttgGGTTCATCCCAGCTCCAAGCCAGCTCTTCTCAGAAGggggctggaggctgaggtgtgtgtgGGTCCAACCCTTGCCCTGGGGCTCGTGTTCAGGGGCCTGGCCGCTGGGGGGTGGTCCCTTTCTGGACAGGCCTGGGTTAAGAGCTATAACCCCCTTCACCAAGACCCTGCCCCTCCTGCCCCTGCAGTTGACAAGTACATTGCAATGGCCAAGGAGAAGCATGGCTACAACATTGAGCAGGTGAGCCTTGGCCCCTAGGGACTTGGGAATGGGGTGGAATGGTGCTGGGGGCAGCTGAGCCTGAGCTGCCCCTTGCCCCGGGCCAGGCGCTGGGCATGCTCCTGTGGCATAAGCACGATGTAGAGAAGTCGCTGGCTGACCTGGCCAACTTCACCCCATTCCCTGACGAGTGGACAGTAGAGGACAAGGTGCTGTTTGAACAGGCCTTTGGCTTCCACGGCAAGTGCTTCCAGCGTATCCAGCAGATGGTAAAGCCCTTCCACCCCCACTCCCTGGCGCTCCTCTGCCCCTCCTTTCTGAAGAGCTTACGTGGGGCCCAGAGTCTTGAGTGGGCCCCAGCTTCTGGTGTTGCCTCCTCCAGCTGCCCGACAAGTTGATTCCCAGCCTGGTGAAATATTACTACTCTTGGAAGAAGACCCGCAGCCGAACTAGCGTGATGGACAGACAGGCCCGGCGGCTGGGGGGCCGCAAGGACAAAGAAGACAGGTGGGGGCAGGAGCAGGCACTGGGCATGGGGGTAGGTAGAGCTCCTGGCACCTGCCTCATTCCCTCCCTGGCCCCTGTGTCAGCAGTGATGAGCTCGAAGAGGGTCGAGGAGGCGTGAGTGAGGGAGAGCCCGATCCTGGAGACCCTAAGAGAGAGGTGAGCTCCCAGAGACTCTGGGCCCTGCCTGCCTGTCCTCTTGCCTCTCTCAGGCTCTGCACCACCTACCTGCCTCTCCTTTCACTGGCAGCCTCTGCCCTCTCGGCCCCTGAATGCACGCCCAGGCCCTGGAAAAAAGGAGGTCCAGGTATCTCAGTACCGCCACCACCCCTTGCGAACCCGGCGTCGCCCACCCAAGGGCATGTACCTGAGCCCTGAGGGCCTCACGGCGGTGTCAGGAAGCCCGGACCTTGCCAACCTCACGCTCCGAGGTCTTGACTCTCAGCTCGTCTCCCTCAAGCGCCAGGTGGGGCCCTGGGAAATGATGGGACTATGCAAAGGGGGCACTCGGCACCTGGGAACTGAAGTCTGGGGGGAGCTGAGGTGTAAGTGAGATGGTTCAGGGGCTGAGCCCCATCCTCTAGGACTCTGGGCAATGCGGTGTTCTTTTTGggccttcttttaaaaaactggtctgtaggctgggtgcggtggctcacgcctgtaatccaggcactctGGGGgactgaggcgagcggatcacctgaggtccagggtttaagaccatcctggccaacatggtgaaaccccatctctactaaaaatacaaaaattagctgggcatggtggcacatgcctgtaatcccagctacttaggaggctgaggcaggagaatcgcttaaacctgggaggcggaggttgcagtgagtggagactgcactattgcactccagcatgggcaacagagtgagattctgtctcaaaaaaaaaaaaaaaaaaaaaaaaaaggctgggcacggtggctcatccctataatcccagcactttgggagtccgaggtgggtggatcacctgaggatgggagttcgagaccagcctgaccaacatggagaaaccctgtctctactaaaaacaatacaaaattagccaggcggagtggcaggcgcttgtaatcacagctactcgggaagctgaggcaggagaatcgcttgaacctgggagacggatgttttggtgagctgagattgtgccattgcactccaacctgggtaacaagagtgaaactccgtctcaaaaaatatatatatatgtgcgtgtgtgtgtgtgtgtgtgtgtgtatatatatatagtaaaaataaaaactggtctGCAGAAAGGGGAGAACCCCAGCGGCTCCCCTACTGAGTAGTGCAGGGGGAACAAGCCAGATGGTGGACGGCAGAGAGCTTTGCCGGGGCAGTGGTGCTGGTGTCTTTGCAGAAGTAGGGTCCTGTGAAGGGCATGGTGGCCTGCCTGAGATGGGAGTCTGATGTTCCTCCACTTCCTGGCCTTCCCAGGTACAGAGCATGAAGCAGACAAACAGCAGCCTACGCCAAGCCCTGGAGGGCGGCATTGATCCACTCCGCCCCCCGGAGGTATGGCCGCTCTTTAAGTTAGGGTGCAAAAGGGGATCTCTCTCTGGAGGTAGAGCAGAAAGAGTACTACTTGGGGAGCAGGGCTGCCATTTGCATGGTTTTAAGTCTAAAGGATATGTGTGTTCCTTGCTTTCCAGGCCAACACCAAGTTCAACTCCCGCTGGACCACAGATGAGCAGCTTTTGGCTGTCCAAGGTGGGTTAAACTGTGGTGAGAAGAGAGAACCCCAGGAATCTATCTCCCCACCCTCCAAGGAGTGGGGGGGGCAGAGGGGAAGGGTCAAGGAAGTAACTAGTTCTAAGGGGTATTGACGCTGCTGCCCTTTTGACCCTTGCAGCCATCCGTAGGTATGGCAAAGACTTTGGGGCTATTGCAGAGGTGATTGGGAACAAGACTCTGACCCAGGTGAAGACTTTCTTTGTGAGCTACCGGCGCCGCTTCAATCTGGAGGAGGTGCTGCAGGaatgggaggctgagcaggatgGGGCCCCTGGAGCCCCGGTCCCCATGGAGGAGGCTAGGAGAGGGGCTCCATTGCCAGCCCCAGCCCTAGAGGAAGATGATGAGGTGAGAAGGGGGTGAGAGAAACCCCTCAGAGAGAAGAGGTGAGGCGAGGCGAGGCAAGGCGCTGCCTTGGTCCTTAGACTGGGCTGAGGGCAGGAAGAGCCTGGTTTCTCACTCTTTTCTCTCCCCTCAGGTCCAGATTACAGCGGTCTCCACGTCTGTGCCCCGATCAGTGCCCCCTGCACCAccaccccctccacctcccacctcgCTGTCCCAGCCGCCCCCACTGCTGAGGCCACCTTTGCCCACGGCTCCCACTCTGCTCCGACAGCCACCCCCACTGCAGCAGGGCCGCTTCCTCCAGCCCCGGCTGGCCCCCAACCAGCCCCCACCACCTCTCATCCGCCCCGCTCTGGCTGCCTCCCGCCACAGTGCCCGTCCTGGCCCTCAGCCCCCACCCACCCTGATTGGAGCCCCTCTGGAGCCCCCAGCACCCTCACTCTGAGCCCTGTGGTCTTCCACCAACCACAGGCTCCAGGATCCCTTTGCTGGCCATCCCCAGGCATCTCTGGTGTCACCGAGGACAGAAGGGACTAGGGATCTGGCGGGGTCTTTGGAAGACCAGAGCTGTGCACAGCCCAGCCCCGCCCTGTGGGTTCTGCATGTGTTCCTGGCAGCTGGGCCTGTCTCCTGTGGCCATGGCCAGGCTCAGGGGCCTTTGAGCTGGCCTGAGGGCACTTTCGCTTCCTGGCTGGGACTGGAATGGCTGCCTCCTAGCCTGCTGGGGCTTGGCCTCTGGGCTCTGCCCTTTGTGTGTCGGGGGTAGTGACCTTagcatggggtggggagagggcagtTGGGTGTGCTGGCTGTTCTCATTCCTCTTTCCCTTATTTTAGCAATAAGtctggggtgaggtggggagggaggctgcagagggggaggtgggcagaggggccttacagcagcagaggctggaagagaagCTCTGTCTTCAGGGGCCAGCTGGGAAATGCTGTGGAGCTGAGGGTGCTCACCAAACCCACCTTCCAGAAACTTGGAGAAATGGGGGTTGGGAATTTATGCAGACATggatttatttttcaacattttttaaaaattaaaaaaaaataaaacctaagctTACtgagttttctttcccttttggtGCGAGGGCCCTGGGCTTTGCTTCCTGTCTGTGCcttgtgggtgggtggggagctgGGCCCACCCAGCAATGGCCCCAGACAGGAATCAAGTCTGTCCTGCAAGGCAGGCGTGCTGGGCCACATCTTGCCCACAGGGGACTGGGTCCCTGCCTGGCTGGGAGAAGAAACAGGAGGAGGCAGCTCAGATTCCAAACATTCTCTTTATTATGTGTTTGATCCAGAGGAGAAACTAAGTGCAGGGTTGGGGAAGAGGGGGCTAGCCGGGGAGGGGCCACCTTGCCTGGGTGCCCCGGGCCCCTACCCCCTTTGGGAGCCAAGCCATGCCCTCCCGGCCCCCTCAGAGCACCCGGGCTGTTCCATAGGGcaggaggggggaagggagggagggggagcccTTGGTCTGAGCCGCAGTAGGAGTGTGGGGCAGGAGGGCTGAGGTTGGCGAGGCCCCTTCCTAGGACGCAAGGGCTCGACTTAATCGCTGAGCCTGGCCTGGGAGCGGGGGTGATGAAGAGGGGTGGAGTCATCAtaaatcaaaaaaaaataaaataataaaataaaaaataaaacccatcaCAAAAAAATGTACAACTCAGGTGAGGGTAGGGGCAGCCTCTGTGTAGGACTCCCTCCCTCAATTTCTCAAGAACAGAAACAGCAGAGAAATAAATTAAGGGATGCAGTGGCCACCACCAGCCAAGCGCCCAAAACCGCCCATGCCCACACTGGCCACTGAGGGCAGCAAGCTGGGAGTCGCTTTGCCTATCCGTCCCCCACCCTGTGGAGGGCAGATGCTCCCGGCCCTGCTGCCTAACCCAGCCTTCTGCCAGGTGGCCCTGGAGGCCCTGGGCAGTGTCTCCTGAGAGGAGGGGGCGACAGTGTCAGGAAGAAAAGGCAAGGCTGAGAGATGAGAGTGGTGAGGGAAGTCACTGCTATGGAGAGAGCTGGTGCCCAGATTAATGCCAATGAAGGGGAAGCCATGGGGAGAGGAAGGGCGAGGGGGCTGTGCTTTCAGACAAAGGCTCCCCCATCACAGAGTGCCCAGTGGCCCTGCTCTGGAGACCAACAGCCCAAGCGGCCCCCCTGGGGACCGAGGAGCCAATTTGCCCTGcagtcccctcccctctcccagccctggggTCAGCCCCTCCTTCTATCCGGGAGGGGTGGGAGAAGATGGCACAGACTTTGAGGAGGGAACACACGTCCCCACAGCAGCTTGTGGAAGGAAATGCCCAGCTCTGGGAAGGAGGGGCAGAGGGTACAGTGTGGAGGGAGGCGGAGCCTTGTGCCGGCCCTCCAGCCTCGGCAGCCCCGGGGCAGCCCCCAGTCCCACCCACTGCAGGGCTGCGCAGcacccccgccccctgccccgcCACCCAGGCCTCCAGCCCAGGGGCCTGAGGTCAGGGGAAGGCCACCTCTGGTGGTTTGcttggaggggaaggagggaggagagggaagaagccCACAGTGGGCCTGGCGGAGGGCCTGACGGGAGCTCCACCACTCTTGCCTGAGAGTGTTCCAGCCCTGAGCCACCCTCCCGGGAAACCCCACAGATCCAGTCTCGACTGTCCCAATGGGGCAGGGAGGAAAGGTGGccgctgggattttttttttttctttttttctttttggtaataaAAAATTTCTTGGTTTAGGCGAAATACTCTGTGCAACCGCAGTACCGAGGGGGAGCCCTGCCCCCCCATCCACCCTCCCCTTCCTTTGCCTCCagttggggagaggggaagggggaatCTCTGGGCAGGGGTGAATGTGGGGGGCGGGAGAACAATCTCCCACCCCCCACAAACATGTAAGTGAAAACTGAGAAGGGCCAGGGAGGGGAGAAGTGCCAGCAGGGGAGACACACCAATCCATCGCTGCAGTCTCGCCCAGGTGGGGCGGCGCGGCGGCCCGGCAGCCCGTCCAGCTGgcccgcccccgccgcccccgcTCCTGGCAGCCTGTTAAAGCTTCAGCTCGTTGGCTATTTTGGAGGCAATGTTTTTGAAGGCCATGGAGGTGCCCGATATCCGCTTAAATCGAACCCCATTGAGAGAGAGCCGCGGCAGTTTGCACACCTCCATCTCCCACTGCACGAAGTCCTCGTGGCCCGGCGTGCCGTGCATGCACAGCAGCATGTATTTCTCATGCAGCTCGCTCTGGCAGCTGTTCGCGTCCAGCACCTTGCGGATCTCCCGCATCATCTCGTTGGGCTCCATGGAGCTCGTGGTCTTCATACTCCACGTGAAGCGGAGGGAGCGGGGTTTGGCCTCCCgaaattcttccttttctttgtcgTTGACGCCACTGCCCACCACGTGAGGTCTGTGGAGAGGGCAGAGGCGGGCGTCACGGGGGGCTGAGGCACCCCACCCCAGGAGGGCCACCCTGGCAGACAGCCCTCGAGCCCAGAGAGGAGAGCGGGAGGGAGCAGGAGCAGCCAGGCACGGCCCCTGGCCGCGGGGGCGGAGGGAGGCAGTCCTCCAACCCCTATGTGTCAGGACAGTGAAGGGGAGAAGCCAGCCTTGGGGTAGGCGGGGTGGGGTCAGGGAAGACACCGGTGCCCTCAATAGCACCAGCACAGACTCTATCTCCAGAAAGAAGCCTCGGAGCACAGGGAGGTGGGATAGGCCAGGGGTAGGAATCTGTAGCCCCGACCACCCGACCCAGAACTCCGACTTCCAGAATATACCAGACCTGAAGAGAAGGGCCCATTAACTCCTGCAATTGGGTTTGGGAAGGGGAAACTCTCTGAGGAAAGGGAGGCCCCAGAGGGTAGGGACAGGGCAGAACCACGGGAGGAAGAGCCAAgtggcagaaggaagagaggagcagGAGGCTTGTGGCAAGCCCGGTGGCCCGGGCAGGGCCAGTGCTGGCTCCAGCCCTCTCACCTGAGCGTCTCCACTCGGTCTTTGCTTTCAGGTTCATtcaggttcctcaaaaaacagaGCGAGGGAGAGTTTAGTGCTGGGATCTCTCGCTCCTTCCGCCGCCACAGACCCAGATGAGAGTGGGTCTGGGGAGGTGCCACCAGTGGGTGGGCAGGACCCAAGCCCAGGGCCCTCTGCCCATCACCTGGCAAGCCAACAGGGCTCTGCAGCACCTCACACTGGCGGCTCAACCATTCCTTTCCAGCAGGGAGCCCAGCACATGGGGCCTGTCCCTCCCCACACTCCCAGATCTGTGCCGGGGAGAAGGAGCCTCCGctctgggggaggagggggagtggCTGTGCACGCACTTCCCTGAGCACACCGAGCACACAGCCGGGCACGAGGCTGCTCCCCCACAGCCAGGGCTCACGCGCTGTTCTGGGGGTTGTGGGTGTGAGTAAGTTTTTGGAGCCACACGCTAGGGTCTCAGGACTGCAGTCATTTTGGAGGAAAGGGGCTGCAATGCTTTGGGTCTCTGTAGGATGAGGGGCTGTGGCTACGCAAGGGTCTCTGTCAGAAGGCTCAAAGTGCCAAGGCCTGGGTCTGCATGGTAGGCACCTGGGGATGGGTGCCTGCTGCTGAGTGGAAAAGGCCGCCTCCTCCGACCTTTCCCAACTCCCCTACCTGCTGGCCTGCCAGGCCATCTGCTCATACACAGGGAGGAcgagggcggggcggggcagacaccttgggtgggtgggtggggaagagGTCTGGCCCCGCTGAGCGGCTTCTCCAGCTCCTGGCTGGAAGATGGGTGTCTGGAGCTAGGAAATTGGGGATTGCAGAGGGAGGAtgtgagaggaaggagaaagagcagCAGCACATAGAAATAAACAGGAAGACACAACCAACACAGGGGTGCACACAAGCGCACTGCGAGCAGGGAGCCCGGCTGTGCGAGGAAGGCACCCGCCCCGCTCTCTCCAGATGCCCTGTGGGGCAGCCCCCTGCTGGGGCCCCTTGAGGCAGCAGCCAGCCAGGCAGTCAAGCGCTGggtgagaggaggagggaatggggaaaGCCTGAAGACCCTGTCTGGACGTTCCTCCATTAGCTGTGGCACCAATGTGCCTGCCAGGCATCCCAGTTCCAGTGCAGGGCCTGAGCAGACAGCCCTGGGGAACAAGCACTCTTAACCTGGCCCTTGGTCTTCAGCTTGGTATTTGGCCCCCGAGGCCTGCAGAGAGGATGAGCCTAAGGCCAGGGGTGAAACAGCCAGGAAGGGGCCCATGAAGGGAGACCCCTGGGTAAGGGTGCAGAGATCTGTTGTTTTGCTAGGGCTTGGGGTAGAACGGCCCTTGCCCTGGAATGTCCCAgctcccggcactttggaagggaCAGGCCATATCTGGAGAAAACAGCCCAGAGGAGAAGAGGCTTGATTTATCCAGATGCTGCTGGTGGCAGGGGTGTTGGGGCAGGGGTGCGGGTGGGTGGGGCTAGTCCTGCAGGAGCTGCCAGGAGGGGGTGCTGTGCTCCATTTGTGAGACAAAAGCTCCTAAGGTCTGGAGGATCTAGACTGAAACCTTGGGGCCCCAGGGTCCCTGTAGTGTCTCCAAAGTCCTGCCATCCCATAGGCCAAGGGGAAGAGGTCACACAGCTCTGAAGTTCAGGAAGCCCAGGAGACAGACAAGATACCATCCCAGATGCACTTGTAACCCTGGAGCTTCCTCACAGCGCATGCACATGACAGGGGAAAGGGCCAGGAAAGGATCCCAACACTGTGACCAAAACCTGGAGTGagggggagtggggatggggtggggtgggtgagaGGAGACAATCTTAAAGGGAGGCTTCCCTGAGACAGTCTCCCCTTACTTGAGGACAGGCGTAACTGTGGGCCCAAGGAAGGCCCctcatttttaaagccatttgcCCTGAGTGGGCCAATGTGGCCTCTTAGCCCTGCCTGTTCGTACTGGGGGCACTGAAGGCAGGCCCTGTGCCGTTGCCCAATCAGAGGCAGTCTTCATCCCTTTAAGATGGCAGAGAGAGGAGGGCCACACAGACTTGGTTAAGCAGATGGAGGAGAGTAAGAGCCAGAAAAGGGGAGTTAGTGATGGAGGCAGGACACaggacacggacacacacacacacacacacacagcgggCTCAACGCCTACCTTCTGGCAAACCTGAAAGACAgatttctaaaaaaacaaacaaaaaaaaagacaaaataaaaaaagaaataaaaaaaaaccaacaagacGGTATGTGGATAAGCAGGTGGGGAGTGGCTTCACAGGTTCAAGGGTCATCCCATTTTCGGAAGAGCCGCTCAGCGAGACTAGAGTCCCAGGCTTTCAGACCTGCCCACCCTCTCTGCAGGCCTCACACCTGCATTCTGGG
Coding sequences within:
- the RCOR2 gene encoding REST corepressor 2 isoform X1, whose amino-acid sequence is MPSVMEKPSAGSGILSRSRAKTVPNGGQPHSEDDSSEEEHSHDSMIRVGTNYQAVIPECKPESPARYSNKELKGMLVWSPNHCVSDAKLDKYIAMAKEKHGYNIEQALGMLLWHKHDVEKSLADLANFTPFPDEWTVEDKVLFEQAFGFHGKCFQRIQQMLPDKLIPSLVKYYYSWKKTRSRTSVMDRQARRLGGRKDKEDSDELEEGRGGVSEGEPDPGDPKREPLPSRPLNARPGPGKKEVQVSQYRHHPLRTRRRPPKGMYLSPEGLTAVSGSPDLANLTLRGLDSQLVSLKRQVQSMKQTNSSLRQALEGGIDPLRPPEANTKFNSRWTTDEQLLAVQAIRRYGKDFGAIAEVIGNKTLTQVKTFFVSYRRRFNLEEVLQEWEAEQDGAPGAPVPMEEARRGAPLPAPALEEDDEVQITAVSTSVPRSVPPAPPPPPPPTSLSQPPPLLRPPLPTAPTLLRQPPPLQQGRFLQPRLAPNQPPPPLIRPALAASRHSARPGPQPPPTLIGAPLEPPAPSL
- the RCOR2 gene encoding REST corepressor 2 isoform X2; its protein translation is MPSVMEKPSAGSGILSRSRAKTVPNGGQPHSEDDSSEEEHSHDSMIRVGTNYQAVIPECKPESPARYSNKELKGMLVWSPNHCVSDAKLDKYIAMAKEKHGYNIEQALGMLLWHKHDVEKSLADLANFTPFPDEWTVEDKVLFEQAFGFHGKCFQRIQQMLPDKLIPSLVKYYYSWKKTRSRTSVMDRQARRLGGRKDKEDSDELEEGRGGVSEGEPDPGDPKREPLPSRPLNARPGPGKKEVQVSQYRHHPLRTRRRPPKGMYLSPEGLTAVSGSPDLANLTLRGLDSQLVSLKRQVQSMKQTNSSLRQALEGGIDPLRPPEANTKFNSRWTTDEQLLAVQGPDYSGLHVCAPISAPCTTTPSTSHLAVPAAPTAEATFAHGSHSAPTATPTAAGPLPPAPAGPQPAPTTSHPPRSGCLPPQCPSWPSAPTHPDWSPSGAPSTLTLSPVVFHQPQAPGSLCWPSPGISGVTEDRRD